One window of Papaver somniferum cultivar HN1 chromosome 9, ASM357369v1, whole genome shotgun sequence genomic DNA carries:
- the LOC113312600 gene encoding uncharacterized protein LOC113312600 has product MVSDDEAPPTKTLRDRMNPSRVVRDPRVVLPATNVKFDIKPGTFSMLRKFRGIENENPYTHIRDFEMICDTMNYLNVTKDVLRLHLFSFSLEERANKWYHLIPSKTITTWDGLVEAFVKKLYPHHKTVVVRQSIQTFKQKIGESLHDYIEMFNEFLYQCPHHGFGEGHMAQILYEGLDSETRMQVETISGGEFTHQGPDVCFDEFIELAEKTRLLDSMREPEITRNLIHRVNRVDNGSDILRRLKALEMNQGSNQTMSCNSEPRTYPCTICGDQSHIGPHCPLFYPNETTRDQVSVLHGGMNSKYEGRSKFDPYSNTYNPGWRHNPNFSWSKGNHQGGPSSNPPPVITLRSGKTLENSVEPPKDSSPTEKETEVDQTSSKDPNGPENAKIPSEEATPERVYIPPAPFPQRLAKKKPSIYAEILDIFKQVKINLPLLYAIKHVPSMAKFLKEM; this is encoded by the exons ATGGTTAGTGATGATGAAGCTCCACCAACCAAAACCCTTAGAGATAGGATGAACCCATCTAGAGTGGTACGTGACCCAAGAGTTGTTTTACCGGCCACTAACGTTAAGTTTGATATTAAACCCGGGACATTTAGCATGCTTCGAAAATTTAGGGGAATagagaatgaaaacccatataccCATATAAGAGACTTCGAGATGATTTGTGACACAATGAATTATCTGAACGTCACCAAAGATGTGCTTAGGTTGCATTTGTTCTCTTTTTCCCTAGAAGAGAGAGCCAATAAGTGGTACCATTTGATTCCCTCGAAAACAATCACCACCTGGGATGGCCTTGTAGAGGCCTTTGTTAAGAAGTTATACCCACACCACAAGACTGTTGTTGTTAggcagtctatccaaacctttaagcagaaaaTAGGTGAGAGCCTACATGATTACATAGAAATGTTTAATGAATTTTTATACCAATGCCCACACCATGGCTTTGGTGAAGGCCACATGgcccaaattttatatgagggcCTAGATAGTGAAACCAgaatgcaggtagaaacaattagtggtggagaatttacccatcaaggCCCAGATGTGTGTTTTGACGAATTTATCGAGCTAGCTGAAAAGACTCGTCTATTGGATTCAATGAGGGAGCCCGAAATAACTAGGAACCTTATCCATAGGGTCAATAGAGTTGATAATGGGTCTGATATCCTTAGGCGTCTAAAGGCCTTAGAGATGAACCAAGGGTCCAACCAGACTATGAGCTGTAACAGTGAGCCCAGAACCTATCCATGTACCATTTGTGGTGATCAAAGTCATATTGGACCTCACTGCCCTTTGTTTTACCCTAATGAAACTACCCGTGACCAGGTTAGTGTCCTACATGGTGGTATGAACTCTAAATATGAGGGTCGAtccaagtttgacccatactctaatacctataaccctggttggagacatAACCCGAATTTCTCGTGGTCTAAAGGTAACCATCAAGGTGGCCCATCTAGCAACCCACCACCAG TtatcacccttaggagtggtaaaactctTGAGAACTCGGTAGAACCACCTAAGGATAGTAGTCCAACTGAAAAAGAGACTGAGGTTGACCAAACTTCGTCTAAAGACCCTAATGGGCCTGAGAATGCTAAAATTCCAAGTGAGGAAGCTACCCCTGAGAGAGTGTACATACCACCTGCACCATTTCCTCAGAGACTCGCTAAGAAAAAGCCTAGTATATATGCTGAAATCCTAGACATCTTTAAGCAAGTTAAGATCAACCTGCCCTTGTTATATGCAATTAAACATGTACCGTCTATGGCCAAGTTCCTAAAAGAGATGTGA